The stretch of DNA CGGCAGCTCCACCAGCGTCACGCCCAGCTTTTTGGCGTATTCCTCGGACACCAGCGGGTCGATGCCGATAAGCCTCATCTCGAAAGCCGCGGCGCGCTTGGCCACCTCCGACCCCACATTGCCCAGCCCGATAATGCCCAGCGTCTTGCCCCGCAGCTCGGTGCCCATGAACTCGTTGCGCTTCCACTGGCAGGCTTTCAGGGAGACGTTGGCCTGCGGAATATTGCGCGCCAGCGCCAGCATCAGCGCGAAGGCATGCTCGGCGGCGGAGACGGTATTGCCGGTGGGGGCGTTGACCACCACCACCCCGCAGCGCGTGGCCGCTTCCACGTCCACGTTGTCGATGCCCACGCCGGCGCGGGCGATGACCTGGAGGTTCTTCCCCGCCTCGATGATGGCCGCCGTGACCTTGGTCTGGCTGCGCACCATCAGGGCGTCGTAATCGCCGATAATGGCGATTATCTCATCCGGCTTCAGGTTCGTCTTGATGTCCACCTGCGCCTGCTGGCGTAGGATATCTATGCCTTCCTCGGAAATAGGGTCGGTAACCAGTACTTTTTTACGTTTGTCCGCCATGAGGACCTTCCTTATTGTCAGCTATTTTTTAAATCCGGCCAGCGGTAAGACTTTCTGTATGGCCGCCAGCACTTCTTTGGCGTCTTTTTCCGTCACCATGCCCAGGTGGCCGATGCGGAATATCTTGCCGTCCAGTGTTTGCTGTCCGCCGGCCAGCACCACTTTATATTCTTCCCGGAGTACTTGGCGCAGCTTTTTGCCGTCCAGGCTGGCCGGGATTCCCACGGCCGTGACCGTGTTGGAGGCGTATTTTTCGTCGGCGAAGAGGGGCAATCCCATCTCTTTTATGCCGTCGCGTACCATCTGCGCTATCCGCGTGTGCCGCGTGAAGATATTCTCGATGCCCTCCGCCAGCATCATCTTCAGCGCTACCGTAAGCGCATAGACGATGGATATGGCCGGCGTCCAGGGGTTCTCTTTCTTCTCGTCGTAGTTTTTCTTGGCGCGGGCATAGTCCCAGTAAAAGCACGGCATCTTGGCCGCGGCCTTGGCCTGCCACGCTGCCGCGCTGACACTGGCGAAAGCCATGCCGGGCGGCACCATCCAGCCCTTCTGCGAGCCGGAGATAACTACGTCGCAGCCCCACTTGTCCACCGGCAGGTTGATGGAGCTAAGGCTGCTGATGGCGTCCACGATTAATAGCTTGCCGGCGTCTTTCACTACCTTGCTCAGCGCGGCCAGGTCATTGGTGACGCCGGTGGATGTTTCATTATGGGTAATAAGCACAGCTTTAACGCCGGGGTTGTCTTTAATCGCCTTCTTCACCGCGTCCGGGTCGGCGGCTTTGCCCCACTCCACCTTGAGATTGACGACGTCCGCCCCGAAGGTCTTGGCGATGCTGGCGAAGCGGTCGCCGAAGACGCCGATGCTGACCGAGAGCACCTTGTCTCCCGGCGAGAGCGTATTCACTACCGCGGACTCCAGTCCGCCGGTGCCGGAGCCGGTGAGCATCAGGACATCGCTCTTGGTCTGGAATACTTTTTTCAGGTCCTCCGTCGCGTCCGTGAGCATCTGGTGGAACTCCGGGCCGCGGTGGTTGACCATCTGCCAGGCCATGGCTTTGAGTACTTCCGGGGGACAGGGGGTAGGGCCGGGAACGCGCAGCTGTGTCATTTGTTTCTCCTTGATGATATTATATAATTTATGTTGTTTTCAGGTAACGTCTTTTGCCTACTTTGATGGTGACGCCTTTGGCCACGTCCTGGTTGGCGTCCGCCGCTTTCTGACCGTCCAGGGTCACGGCGCCCTGTTTGATAAGCCGTACCGCCTCGCTGCGGCTGGCACACAGTCCGGACTGGGCTAGAAGCTGGCTCAGGGAAATATCGCCTTGTAAGGCATACTCCGTGATGTCGTCCGGCAGCTCTTTGTTCTGCACCGTCTTTTCAAAATACGTTTCCGCGGCATCGGCGTCCTTTTCATTATAATATTGCGTCACCAGGGTCTTGGCCAGGCGTTTTTTCAGCGCCATGGGATTGACGCCGCTGTCCAGCTGTTGTTTAATTTCCGCCAGTTCTTCGGGCGAGACACCGGTCAAAAGCTCGTAATACTGAAAAATTATGGCGTCCGGAATGGACATGGTCTTGCCGTAGATATTTTCCGGCGACTCGGCAATGCCGATGTAGTTGCCGCGGCTTTTGCTCATACGGTTAACGCCGTCCGTCCCCACCAGCACCGGGAAGGTAAGACAGACCAGCGGCTTTTGCCCGAAGGATTCCTGTAAACGCCGCCCGGCCATCAGGTTAAAAAGCTGTTCCGTCGCGCCCAGCTGCACGTCCGCTTTGAGGTGAACGGCGTCATAGCCCTGGGCCAGCGGGTACAGGAATTCACGCAGCCAGATGGGGTCGTTTTTATCCAGCCTGGCCCGTATCCTGTCCCTGACCATGAACTGCTGCACGGTAAAACAGGAAGCCATGCTGATAACATCCATGAATGTAAGCTTGCTCAACCAGTCGTAATTATATTTTACCGATGTCTTTTCCCGGTCGAGTATCTTGAATGCCTGGTCGGAGTAGGTCTTGGCGTTCTTCCTGACCAGTTCCTCCAGCGCCATGGCGCGCGCTTCATCGCGGTCGCTCGGGTCGCCGATGAGTGTCGTAAAAGTCCCGATGAGAAACGTCACGTCGTGCCCGTAGTCCTGGAACTGGCGGAGTTTGCGTATCGTAATCGTGTGTCCCAGGTGCAGGTCAGGCGCGGTAACATCATAGCCGCAATAGACGCGGAGCGGGCGGCCTTCGCTTTTGGCTTCTATCAATCTTTGCCGCAGCTCTTTGGTCATCATTTCCTTGATTTGCGGGTCGCCGAATTCGGAACCCTGCATCAAGGTTATGACCTGTCTATCTATGGTGTCCACCGGGAATACCCCCTTCAGAGGTGCTATTTATCGGCCTTGGCCGCTTCTAAAATCATACGGCCCTGCCGCACGTCTTCAGCCACCTGATATTTCAGCTCGTCGATGGTCTTGAACTTTATTTCTTTGCGCAGCCTGGCCACGAAGTCCACGGAAAGCTCCCGCCCGTACAAGTCGCCGCTGTAGTCGAGCAGGAAAGACTCCACGGTGCGTTCATTCTTCCCGAAGGTCGGGTTGCGCCCGATGTTGGTCATGGCCTGGAATACCTTGCCGTTGATATGGGCCAGACCGGCATAAACGCCGTCCGGCGGCACCGCCTGCCCCTGGCTCACGTCCAGGTTGGCGGTAGGAAAGCCCATCCCTTCGCCCCGCCCCGCCCCGGTGACCACTCTGCCGTGCAGGATGAAAGGATGCCCGGTCAGGCGGCGGTACTTTTCCATGTCCCCGTCCGCCAGCGACTTCCTGATGGCGGTGGAGCTGACCACCTCGCCGTCAAGCTTCAGCGGCGGCACGATAGTCACGCTGAAACCCAGCTCAATCCCCAATTCCTTGAGTGTCTCGATATCGCCCTTTCTGGCTTTGCCCAGGGCGAAGTCCGGCCCCACCACCAGTCCCCGCATTTTCAGGTATTTTTGCAGCAGCCCGATAAAAACGCGGGCATCCAGGCCGGACAGTTCTTCGTTAAAGGAAAGAGGCACCACGTAGTCCGCCCCGGCCGCTTTAAGCAGCTTCACCCGGGTCTCGATGTCCGTCAGGAATGGCAGCTTTTTACCGGCAGAAAGCAGGTCTTCCGGGTGCTGGCGGAAAGTCACCGCGCCGGCCCGCATTTTTTTTCCCCTGGCCTGACGCAGCAGTTCCGCGAGCAGGTGCCGGTGACCGAGGTGCACCCCGTCAAAAACGCCGATAGTCAGCACGGATTCTTCTTCGGATGAGAACCTGGCTAACTCTTCCTCAACCAGCACGCCTTCTACTCCTCGAGCCGGGTATTGGTTTTTAACGAATAGGGGAAAATAATACCCTCGGGGAAATAGACCCGGCCAATCAATATCATGTTATCATATGCCCAGATTAGCGTCAAACGTAAAAACGGGTAATTAACTGATAATAACGCCTGGAGAACCGGCGGCAGCGCCCGGGAGAAACCCTGGTTTCAGGCGAAGCGGTAAGAGACCAGACCGGCCGGCGCTTTGGGGTAAAAGTAGGTGGACTTCCGGGGCATGCGGTCGTTGCTGTCCGCGATGGCTTTGATAACCCCGGGCTTGACCGGATTGACGATAATGCCCAGCTGGTATTCCCCGTCCTGCACCCGTTTCAGGACATCCGCGGCCTCGTTGACATAGTCCAGGAAAGTACCGGCTTTCTCGTG from Dehalococcoidales bacterium encodes:
- a CDS encoding alanine--glyoxylate aminotransferase family protein, translated to MTQLRVPGPTPCPPEVLKAMAWQMVNHRGPEFHQMLTDATEDLKKVFQTKSDVLMLTGSGTGGLESAVVNTLSPGDKVLSVSIGVFGDRFASIAKTFGADVVNLKVEWGKAADPDAVKKAIKDNPGVKAVLITHNETSTGVTNDLAALSKVVKDAGKLLIVDAISSLSSINLPVDKWGCDVVISGSQKGWMVPPGMAFASVSAAAWQAKAAAKMPCFYWDYARAKKNYDEKKENPWTPAISIVYALTVALKMMLAEGIENIFTRHTRIAQMVRDGIKEMGLPLFADEKYASNTVTAVGIPASLDGKKLRQVLREEYKVVLAGGQQTLDGKIFRIGHLGMVTEKDAKEVLAAIQKVLPLAGFKK
- the tyrS gene encoding tyrosine--tRNA ligase; the encoded protein is MDTIDRQVITLMQGSEFGDPQIKEMMTKELRQRLIEAKSEGRPLRVYCGYDVTAPDLHLGHTITIRKLRQFQDYGHDVTFLIGTFTTLIGDPSDRDEARAMALEELVRKNAKTYSDQAFKILDREKTSVKYNYDWLSKLTFMDVISMASCFTVQQFMVRDRIRARLDKNDPIWLREFLYPLAQGYDAVHLKADVQLGATEQLFNLMAGRRLQESFGQKPLVCLTFPVLVGTDGVNRMSKSRGNYIGIAESPENIYGKTMSIPDAIIFQYYELLTGVSPEELAEIKQQLDSGVNPMALKKRLAKTLVTQYYNEKDADAAETYFEKTVQNKELPDDITEYALQGDISLSQLLAQSGLCASRSEAVRLIKQGAVTLDGQKAADANQDVAKGVTIKVGKRRYLKTT
- a CDS encoding bifunctional riboflavin kinase/FAD synthetase; the encoded protein is MLVEEELARFSSEEESVLTIGVFDGVHLGHRHLLAELLRQARGKKMRAGAVTFRQHPEDLLSAGKKLPFLTDIETRVKLLKAAGADYVVPLSFNEELSGLDARVFIGLLQKYLKMRGLVVGPDFALGKARKGDIETLKELGIELGFSVTIVPPLKLDGEVVSSTAIRKSLADGDMEKYRRLTGHPFILHGRVVTGAGRGEGMGFPTANLDVSQGQAVPPDGVYAGLAHINGKVFQAMTNIGRNPTFGKNERTVESFLLDYSGDLYGRELSVDFVARLRKEIKFKTIDELKYQVAEDVRQGRMILEAAKADK